Proteins from a genomic interval of Sporomusaceae bacterium:
- a CDS encoding anaerobic nitric oxide reductase flavorubredoxin encodes MGFILKDNITWVGKVDWELRRFHGEEYHTQRGSSYNSYLVRDEKTVLIDTVWAPFAKEFVANLKNEIDLKKIDYIVACHGEVDHSGALPELMREIPGTPIYCTANAVKSIKGQYHQDWDFRTVKTGDRLSLGSKELVFIEAPMLHWPDSMFCYLTGDAVLFSNDAFGQHYASEKMFNDLVDQAELYQEALKYYANILTPFSKLVDKKIKEVVGLGLPVAMIAPSHGIIWRDNPLQIVEKYAGWAADYQENQITIIYDTMWNGTRRMAEAISQGIREADPAVTVKLYNSARSDKTDIIGEVFKSKAIVVGSPTVNKGVLSSVAGIMEEIRGLGFKNKKAAAFGAYGWSGEAIKLIGEELQKGGFALVGDGQRELWYPGEESLANCVRFGRELAERL; translated from the coding sequence ATGGGTTTTATTTTGAAGGATAACATTACCTGGGTGGGCAAGGTCGACTGGGAGCTCCGCCGCTTCCACGGCGAGGAATACCATACCCAGCGGGGCTCGAGTTACAATTCCTATTTGGTCAGGGACGAAAAGACGGTGCTGATCGACACCGTCTGGGCGCCGTTCGCGAAGGAGTTCGTCGCCAACCTCAAGAACGAGATCGATCTGAAGAAAATCGATTATATCGTCGCCTGCCACGGCGAGGTCGACCACAGCGGCGCACTGCCCGAACTTATGCGGGAGATTCCCGGCACGCCCATTTATTGCACTGCCAACGCGGTGAAGTCGATCAAGGGACAGTACCACCAGGACTGGGATTTCAGGACAGTGAAGACGGGCGACAGGCTCAGCCTGGGTTCGAAGGAGCTTGTGTTCATCGAGGCGCCGATGCTGCACTGGCCTGACAGCATGTTCTGCTACCTGACGGGCGACGCGGTGCTGTTCAGCAACGACGCTTTCGGCCAGCACTACGCGTCGGAAAAGATGTTCAACGATCTTGTCGATCAGGCCGAGCTTTATCAGGAGGCGCTGAAGTATTACGCCAACATCCTTACGCCGTTCAGTAAGCTGGTGGACAAGAAGATCAAAGAGGTGGTGGGCCTCGGCCTGCCGGTGGCGATGATCGCGCCGAGCCACGGCATAATCTGGCGGGACAACCCCCTGCAGATCGTGGAGAAATACGCCGGGTGGGCGGCCGACTACCAGGAGAACCAGATCACGATTATTTACGATACGATGTGGAACGGCACCCGCCGCATGGCCGAGGCGATCTCCCAGGGCATCCGCGAGGCCGATCCGGCGGTGACGGTTAAGCTTTATAATTCGGCCCGCTCGGACAAAACGGACATCATCGGCGAGGTTTTCAAGTCCAAGGCGATTGTCGTCGGCTCGCCGACAGTCAACAAAGGGGTGTTGTCGTCGGTCGCCGGCATCATGGAGGAGATCAGGGGCCTGGGATTCAAAAACAAGAAGGCGGCGGCGTTCGGCGCGTACGGCTGGAGCGGCGAAGCGATCAAGCTCATCGGCGAGGAGCTCCAGAAGGGCGGCTTCGCACTGGTGGGCGACGGCCAACGGGAGCTGTGGTACCCGGGCGAGGAGTCGCTGGCAAACTGCGTGCGGTTTGGCCGCGAACTGGCGGAAAGGCTGTAA
- a CDS encoding TRAP transporter large permease translates to MISLILFGAFIFLLAVGAPIGVALGLATVVALLVDGTVTMTVVAQKILAANNSFPLLAVPFFMFAGAVMTEGGISKRLIDFVYTLVGSIRGGLAMVATVTAMFFAAISGSSAATCAAIGSSLIPAMKQKGYDEEYSAAVIAAAGTTGIVIPPSTPMVVYGVVAGVSIGELFLGGFIPGILMGLAMMVVIYFQAKKRGYVGEKRSDIKTVWKTFIDASWGLMMPVIILGGIYGGIFTPTESAAIASFYGLFVTLFIYKEKKFADIPKIMGKAVVATAIVMFIISMAGLFSWILTANRIPQAMAALFLSLTTNPLYIMMLINVLLLFVGTFLNATAAISILVPVLFPVITKVGIDPVAFGVIMTVNLAIGCITPPVGVDLFVAQSISGISIERITRSVFPLLMALIGVLLLVTFVPELILLIPSTMK, encoded by the coding sequence ATGATTTCTTTAATCCTGTTCGGAGCCTTCATTTTTCTGTTAGCCGTCGGCGCTCCCATAGGTGTGGCTTTGGGACTTGCGACCGTGGTTGCGCTGCTGGTGGACGGGACTGTAACGATGACGGTTGTCGCCCAGAAAATCCTGGCGGCGAACAATTCCTTTCCCCTCCTCGCCGTGCCGTTTTTTATGTTTGCGGGGGCGGTAATGACCGAAGGCGGCATATCGAAGCGACTGATTGATTTCGTGTATACGCTGGTCGGCAGCATAAGAGGCGGTCTGGCCATGGTTGCCACGGTAACGGCGATGTTTTTCGCGGCTATTTCCGGCTCGTCTGCGGCGACCTGCGCCGCTATCGGCTCCAGTTTGATTCCGGCGATGAAGCAAAAGGGCTATGATGAGGAATACTCGGCGGCGGTTATCGCTGCAGCCGGCACAACCGGTATTGTTATTCCGCCCAGTACGCCGATGGTCGTTTACGGCGTCGTCGCCGGCGTTTCAATCGGCGAGCTGTTTCTCGGCGGATTCATACCGGGGATCCTCATGGGACTGGCGATGATGGTGGTAATATACTTCCAGGCTAAAAAACGCGGGTATGTGGGTGAAAAACGCTCCGATATCAAAACGGTCTGGAAGACGTTTATCGACGCCTCTTGGGGTTTGATGATGCCGGTTATAATTCTCGGCGGGATATATGGTGGCATTTTCACCCCGACGGAGTCGGCCGCAATTGCTTCTTTTTATGGCTTGTTTGTTACCTTGTTTATCTACAAAGAGAAAAAATTCGCCGACATACCCAAGATAATGGGAAAGGCCGTAGTAGCCACGGCAATTGTAATGTTTATCATCAGTATGGCCGGCCTGTTCAGTTGGATTTTAACCGCTAACCGCATCCCGCAGGCGATGGCCGCTTTGTTTCTCAGCCTGACAACCAACCCGCTGTACATTATGATGCTTATTAACGTGCTGTTGCTGTTCGTGGGCACGTTCCTGAACGCGACGGCCGCGATTTCCATCCTTGTGCCGGTGCTGTTCCCGGTCATTACCAAGGTTGGCATTGATCCGGTGGCGTTTGGCGTTATTATGACGGTTAACCTGGCGATCGGCTGCATTACACCCCCGGTCGGCGTGGACCTGTTTGTCGCCCAGAGCATTTCCGGGATAAGCATTGAACGGATAACAAGATCGGTTTTCCCATTGCTGATGGCGCTGATCGGGGTTCTCTTGTTAGTTACCTTCGTTCCCGAGTTGATCCTCTTAATTCCCAGCACGATGAAGTGA
- a CDS encoding NRDE family protein produces MCLIAFAYKVHPRYSLVVAANRDEFYRRPTAPADYWPECPGMLAGRDLEQGGTWLGVTRDGRFAALTNYRDPAANRPDARSRGELVRNYLCGALAAREYLERVRAAGGDYNGFNLLAGDAGGLWYYASRTDTVAAVATGVHGLSNQLLDTPWPKVAKAKTGLAACLAGRDGDLAAGLFALLADAAPAPDAALPDTGVGLAWERTLSPVFIASADYGTRSSTVVLLGGDGTRFAERSWPAGTERVYMV; encoded by the coding sequence ATGTGTCTGATCGCGTTTGCATATAAAGTCCATCCCCGCTACAGTCTTGTCGTCGCCGCCAACCGGGACGAATTTTACCGCCGGCCGACCGCCCCGGCAGATTATTGGCCCGAGTGCCCCGGCATGCTGGCCGGGCGGGATCTGGAGCAAGGCGGGACATGGCTTGGCGTGACCCGCGACGGGCGATTTGCCGCTCTGACCAATTACCGCGACCCGGCCGCCAACCGGCCGGACGCCCGCTCACGCGGCGAACTGGTGCGCAATTACCTCTGCGGTGCGCTGGCTGCCCGGGAGTATCTGGAGCGGGTAAGGGCGGCCGGCGGGGATTACAACGGGTTCAATCTGCTGGCGGGCGACGCCGGCGGGCTGTGGTACTATGCCAGCCGCACGGATACCGTCGCCGCGGTGGCGACCGGCGTCCACGGATTGAGCAATCAGCTGCTGGACACGCCCTGGCCGAAGGTGGCGAAGGCGAAGACGGGGCTGGCCGCTTGCCTGGCCGGCCGGGACGGGGATCTCGCTGCGGGGTTGTTCGCCTTGCTGGCCGACGCAGCGCCCGCGCCGGACGCGGCGCTGCCGGATACGGGGGTGGGACTGGCATGGGAGCGGACGCTGTCGCCGGTGTTCATCGCCAGCGCCGATTACGGCACCCGCTCGTCGACAGTGGTGCTGCTGGGCGGCGACGGGACGCGGTTCGCCGAACGGAGCTGGCCGGCGGGGACGGAGCGCGTGTATATGGTTTAG
- a CDS encoding ABC transporter ATP-binding protein: MIALENLTKEYGATVAVDGVTLSVAPGEIFGLVGPDGAGKTTVIRMVTGILAPTAGSLRVMDAANPEHVKDKLGYVPQKFSLYSDLTVMENIRVLGSLYGQNDAEIATRATAILSFTNLLPFKDRLADNLSGGMKQKLALAAGLMHRPRLFVLDEPTTGVDPVSRREFWRMLYKLNKEGTTVFVSTPYMDEAELCTRVAFMHNGRIVACDSPRGLRGSYPHKVLELATPGKNVKQLLTGSRLIDINPFGDKYHLVADDAAAAAVEVRARLAAAGVPIVALTEIPPTLEDVFVALASEVA; the protein is encoded by the coding sequence ATGATCGCCCTCGAAAACCTCACCAAAGAATACGGCGCAACCGTCGCGGTCGACGGCGTCACCCTGAGCGTCGCTCCCGGCGAGATCTTCGGCCTCGTCGGCCCCGACGGCGCCGGCAAGACGACCGTCATCCGCATGGTCACCGGCATCCTCGCCCCCACCGCCGGCAGCCTGCGCGTCATGGACGCCGCCAACCCCGAGCACGTAAAAGACAAGCTCGGCTATGTGCCGCAGAAATTCAGCCTCTACAGCGACCTCACCGTCATGGAAAACATCCGCGTCCTCGGCTCCCTCTACGGCCAGAACGACGCCGAGATCGCGACCCGGGCCACCGCCATCCTGTCCTTCACCAACCTCCTCCCCTTCAAGGACCGCCTGGCCGACAACCTCTCGGGCGGCATGAAGCAGAAGCTCGCTCTCGCCGCCGGCCTCATGCACCGGCCACGGCTCTTTGTCCTCGACGAGCCGACCACCGGCGTCGACCCCGTCTCGCGCCGCGAATTCTGGCGGATGCTCTACAAACTCAACAAAGAAGGCACCACCGTCTTCGTCTCCACCCCATACATGGACGAAGCCGAGCTCTGCACCCGCGTAGCCTTCATGCACAACGGCCGCATCGTCGCCTGCGACTCGCCCCGCGGCCTTCGCGGCTCCTACCCCCACAAAGTGCTCGAGCTCGCCACCCCCGGCAAAAACGTCAAACAATTGCTCACCGGCAGCCGGCTCATCGACATCAACCCCTTCGGCGACAAATACCACCTCGTCGCCGACGACGCAGCAGCCGCCGCGGTTGAAGTCCGCGCCCGCCTGGCCGCCGCCGGCGTGCCCATAGTAGCCCTCACCGAGATACCCCCCACCCTTGAGGACGTCTTTGTCGCCCTCGCAAGCGAGGTGGCCTGA
- a CDS encoding RraA family protein: protein MDEKIRLRKEVIDEYKKLDTTSISDALDRLGIRGGLLGIKPVVEGTRLCGQAFTVHYVPCGEIKGTVGDFLDDVEPNEVVVIDNSGRLDCTVWGDIMALSASQRKIAGTVIDGVCRDVPVVKSLQYPIFTKGTYMVTGKDRVFVDKVNIPVSVSGVQVIPGDLIVGDGTGVVVVPLKRAEDVLKIATEIETKEKLVEQKIREGCSLKEARAAVNYHSLQTREA from the coding sequence ATGGACGAAAAAATTCGCTTGCGTAAAGAAGTAATTGACGAATATAAGAAGCTGGACACGACAAGCATATCGGACGCCTTGGACAGACTCGGGATCAGGGGCGGACTTCTGGGTATAAAGCCGGTTGTCGAAGGCACTCGCCTCTGCGGCCAGGCGTTTACGGTTCATTATGTCCCGTGCGGGGAGATAAAGGGCACTGTCGGCGATTTTCTGGATGATGTCGAGCCAAACGAGGTAGTGGTGATTGATAATTCCGGACGGCTGGACTGCACCGTCTGGGGGGATATCATGGCGCTGAGCGCGAGCCAGCGGAAGATTGCCGGCACGGTGATCGACGGCGTGTGCCGGGACGTTCCGGTGGTAAAAAGCCTGCAGTATCCGATATTTACCAAGGGGACCTATATGGTTACAGGCAAGGACAGGGTTTTTGTCGATAAGGTCAATATTCCCGTTTCCGTGTCAGGCGTGCAGGTTATCCCTGGCGACCTGATCGTCGGCGACGGCACCGGCGTTGTGGTCGTTCCCCTGAAACGGGCGGAGGATGTGCTTAAGATTGCCACCGAGATTGAGACGAAGGAAAAGTTGGTCGAGCAGAAGATAAGGGAAGGATGTTCTCTGAAAGAGGCGCGGGCGGCCGTCAATTACCATTCCCTGCAAACCCGCGAGGCGTAA
- a CDS encoding RraA family protein: MNQDYRERLRKLSTTNVSDALDALGLKGSTYGVRPIWEGCKKIVGEAVTIKLTAAGLTKSTTHLGVKAIEAAKKGDVILVDNGGRLDTSCWGGILANGAKAKGIEGVVIDGACRDVDDYLEADFSVYARGAVVATARGRIMEEATNVMVQFGGVQVRPGDVIIADRSGVVVVPQERFEDVLKKAEELFEKEESMIREIRNGASMLEVDTKYSYEKMLKA, from the coding sequence ATGAACCAAGACTACCGCGAAAGGCTGAGAAAATTATCGACCACGAACGTGTCCGACGCCTTGGATGCGCTGGGGCTGAAAGGATCGACCTACGGGGTTAGGCCGATATGGGAGGGGTGCAAGAAGATTGTCGGCGAGGCGGTCACGATAAAATTGACAGCGGCCGGACTGACCAAGAGCACCACCCACCTGGGCGTGAAAGCGATCGAGGCCGCCAAGAAGGGCGATGTTATTCTGGTCGACAACGGCGGCCGGTTGGACACTTCCTGCTGGGGGGGCATTCTGGCCAACGGCGCGAAGGCCAAGGGAATAGAAGGCGTCGTGATCGACGGCGCCTGCCGCGATGTGGACGATTACCTGGAGGCGGACTTCAGTGTATACGCCCGGGGAGCGGTTGTGGCAACGGCCAGGGGACGGATTATGGAAGAAGCGACAAATGTTATGGTTCAGTTCGGGGGAGTCCAGGTTCGCCCCGGCGATGTGATAATAGCCGATAGGAGCGGGGTTGTCGTCGTTCCCCAGGAAAGGTTCGAGGATGTTTTGAAAAAAGCGGAAGAGTTGTTCGAAAAGGAAGAAAGTATGATCAGAGAAATCAGGAACGGCGCATCGATGTTAGAGGTGGATACCAAGTACAGCTACGAGAAAATGCTGAAGGCATAA
- a CDS encoding DctP family TRAP transporter solute-binding subunit, translating to MKRNFKMAMGLALAIVMLLTAVLTGCSGGNKPAKENAAPKGKVVLKLGHVSAPSHPYHVAAEAVAKEVAEKTKGAVEIQIFPSNQLGQQREMNEGLQLGSIDIVLTSSAVLAQFAPKVQVIDLPYIFRDREHAYKVFDGPLAKEIFSGVNAVGTYVTTWENGVRHFMDNVRPIKSPADMKGLKIRVMENKVYIEMTKLLGASPTPMAYGELYTALQQKTVDGADAPIGNIYTERFYEVQKYLVLDEHSYSPSIVLVSNNLAKKVGDENAKIIIETFKKYTKYQRDLVVKEDLEKLELLKKAGMQVYTPTADEKQQFITAVKPVWGQFEKVVGKDLIDKIASTK from the coding sequence GTGAAAAGAAACTTCAAGATGGCTATGGGTCTGGCGCTCGCTATCGTTATGCTGCTGACGGCCGTATTGACGGGCTGTTCGGGCGGAAACAAGCCGGCTAAGGAAAACGCCGCGCCCAAGGGAAAAGTCGTGCTGAAACTCGGGCATGTTTCGGCACCTTCGCATCCTTATCATGTAGCGGCAGAGGCGGTCGCGAAGGAGGTTGCCGAAAAGACGAAAGGCGCGGTGGAGATTCAGATTTTTCCTTCCAACCAGTTGGGTCAGCAACGGGAGATGAATGAAGGGCTGCAGCTTGGCTCGATCGATATCGTCCTTACATCGTCGGCCGTTTTGGCCCAGTTTGCTCCCAAGGTTCAGGTTATCGACTTGCCATACATATTCAGGGATAGGGAGCATGCGTACAAGGTTTTCGACGGCCCGTTGGCCAAGGAGATTTTCAGCGGCGTGAATGCCGTCGGCACGTATGTCACCACATGGGAAAACGGCGTGCGACATTTCATGGATAATGTAAGGCCGATCAAAAGTCCCGCCGATATGAAGGGTCTTAAAATCAGGGTAATGGAAAACAAGGTATATATCGAGATGACAAAACTGCTGGGCGCCAGCCCCACTCCCATGGCTTATGGCGAGCTATATACCGCGCTGCAGCAAAAGACTGTCGACGGCGCCGACGCCCCTATCGGCAATATTTACACCGAACGGTTCTATGAGGTGCAGAAGTATCTGGTTCTTGACGAGCATTCGTATTCGCCGTCTATCGTTCTTGTGAGCAATAACCTTGCCAAGAAGGTCGGCGACGAGAACGCGAAGATCATCATCGAGACGTTCAAAAAGTATACAAAGTACCAGCGCGATCTGGTGGTTAAGGAAGACTTGGAGAAACTTGAGCTGTTGAAGAAGGCGGGCATGCAGGTTTACACACCGACCGCCGACGAAAAGCAGCAGTTTATAACCGCCGTCAAACCCGTCTGGGGACAATTTGAGAAGGTTGTCGGCAAGGATTTGATCGACAAAATAGCTTCGACAAAATAG
- a CDS encoding TetR family transcriptional regulator, translating to MEKDTRTKLIETATPMFADKGLAGVSVRELAQAAGANVAAVSYHFGGKEGLYHAVLEYQFEPIAAALERIQTMSSLPPLERLSHYASLVAGVHRQRPYLLRFVHSELTSPTAAFEAVVKKYIPRIFRFLRQTLEDGVAAGDFRPGLDLGFATISLAGILNFYFIVKPMASQLLPINEFSDERYVSQAFAIYLNGIRRKDNE from the coding sequence ATGGAAAAAGATACCCGCACAAAGCTGATTGAGACCGCGACCCCCATGTTCGCCGACAAGGGTCTCGCCGGTGTGTCGGTACGCGAACTCGCCCAGGCGGCCGGCGCCAACGTCGCCGCCGTCTCCTACCACTTCGGCGGTAAAGAAGGGCTCTACCACGCCGTGCTGGAGTACCAGTTCGAGCCCATCGCCGCGGCGCTGGAGCGCATCCAAACCATGTCCTCCCTTCCTCCGCTCGAGCGCCTGTCCCACTACGCCTCGCTTGTCGCCGGCGTCCACCGCCAGCGCCCCTACCTGCTGCGCTTCGTACACAGCGAATTGACAAGTCCTACCGCCGCCTTCGAAGCGGTCGTCAAAAAATACATCCCGCGAATATTCCGGTTCCTCCGCCAAACACTCGAAGACGGCGTCGCCGCCGGCGACTTCCGGCCCGGCCTCGACCTCGGCTTCGCCACCATCTCGCTGGCCGGAATACTGAATTTTTACTTTATCGTCAAGCCTATGGCCAGCCAGCTCTTGCCCATCAACGAGTTTTCCGACGAACGGTACGTTTCCCAGGCGTTCGCCATTTATCTCAACGGCATCAGGAGGAAAGACAATGAATAA
- a CDS encoding efflux RND transporter periplasmic adaptor subunit — protein MNKRLIIVGAVIFLALAALAGYKLYMAREDGITATGTIEVTRADVMPKVNGYLGELKIQAGDTVKAGQTVARIARPDLEAQLLRDESALVKAKVQLDDLEKGARSQERSEAAANLASAQAVYDKARTDLERYRSLHKSGAISTQQLDAAQSGYDVALSSLTAARSRQSLVEEGNRPDAIEAQRQEVKRSQAIVDASRALLADTVVASPITGVVLTKNFENGEYINPGSAIATVGDMSDCWVKVYISSTQLGLIKVGQQVSVKVDSFPGRTFPGAIKEISQNAEFTPRQSITQRERANLVFAVKVKVDNAEGILKPGMPADVVIK, from the coding sequence ATGAATAAGCGGCTTATCATCGTCGGCGCCGTCATCTTCCTCGCCCTCGCCGCCCTCGCCGGCTACAAACTCTACATGGCGCGCGAAGACGGCATCACCGCCACCGGCACCATCGAAGTCACCCGCGCCGACGTCATGCCCAAGGTCAACGGCTACCTCGGCGAACTTAAAATCCAGGCCGGCGACACGGTCAAAGCCGGCCAGACGGTAGCCCGCATCGCCCGCCCCGATCTCGAAGCCCAGCTCCTGCGCGACGAATCGGCCCTCGTCAAGGCCAAGGTCCAGCTCGACGACCTCGAGAAAGGCGCCCGCAGCCAGGAACGCAGCGAAGCGGCCGCCAACCTGGCCTCCGCCCAGGCGGTGTACGACAAAGCCCGCACCGACCTTGAACGTTACCGCTCGCTCCACAAGAGCGGCGCCATTTCCACCCAGCAGCTTGACGCCGCCCAGTCCGGCTACGACGTAGCCCTCAGCTCCCTCACAGCCGCCCGCTCCCGCCAGAGCCTCGTCGAAGAAGGCAACCGTCCCGACGCCATCGAAGCTCAGCGCCAGGAAGTTAAAAGGTCGCAAGCCATCGTCGACGCCAGCCGCGCCCTCCTCGCCGACACCGTCGTCGCCAGCCCGATAACCGGCGTCGTGCTGACCAAAAACTTCGAGAACGGCGAATACATCAACCCCGGCTCGGCGATCGCCACCGTCGGCGACATGAGCGACTGCTGGGTGAAAGTCTACATCTCCTCCACCCAGCTCGGCCTCATCAAGGTCGGCCAGCAAGTGTCCGTCAAAGTCGATTCCTTCCCCGGCCGCACCTTCCCCGGCGCTATCAAGGAAATCAGCCAGAACGCCGAATTCACCCCCCGCCAAAGCATCACCCAACGCGAGCGGGCCAACCTTGTTTTCGCCGTCAAAGTCAAGGTCGACAACGCCGAAGGCATCCTCAAACCCGGCATGCCCGCGGATGTGGTCATAAAATGA
- a CDS encoding GntR family transcriptional regulator: MNRRKQVYDYLLEAILSNQLPPGAPIIETEISAALKISRTPVREALKELASDGLVSHYPLKGTFVSEITPYDIEEIFNLRTMLEVCALQLAYDKITEEELKRVGNMFAALDENSSKEALHEADKCLHSLIVDKAGNYRLKQFLGILNVQIERFRRMAARDPNRLISSKQEHQEIIHLLRKKDLKACEESLKKHLHNVKASTLDISKMLIMNK, encoded by the coding sequence ATGAATCGCAGAAAGCAAGTATATGATTACTTACTGGAGGCTATTCTTTCGAATCAGCTGCCTCCGGGGGCGCCGATTATCGAGACCGAAATTTCGGCAGCCCTGAAAATTAGCCGTACTCCGGTGCGGGAAGCGTTGAAGGAATTGGCCTCGGACGGGCTGGTTTCGCATTATCCGCTGAAGGGAACTTTTGTATCCGAGATAACGCCGTATGATATCGAGGAGATTTTTAATCTGCGTACGATGCTGGAAGTATGCGCCTTGCAGTTGGCGTATGACAAGATTACGGAAGAGGAGTTGAAAAGGGTCGGGAATATGTTTGCGGCGTTGGATGAGAATAGCTCGAAGGAGGCCCTCCACGAAGCGGACAAGTGCCTGCATTCTTTGATCGTCGACAAGGCGGGCAATTATCGGCTCAAGCAATTCCTCGGCATTCTCAACGTTCAGATTGAACGGTTCAGACGGATGGCCGCCCGCGACCCGAACCGGCTGATCAGCTCCAAGCAAGAGCACCAGGAGATTATCCATCTTCTGCGGAAAAAGGATTTGAAGGCCTGCGAGGAGAGCCTGAAAAAACATTTGCACAACGTAAAGGCTAGTACGCTGGATATTTCCAAGATGCTGATTATGAACAAGTAG
- a CDS encoding TRAP transporter small permease gives MEAFGRFTDNLNKIVLWASIACFGVMTFCAGAQVLTRYLMSAPLEWTEEIARFMFIYIALLGSAICVKQMSHINVDLVLVRVSAKTQWTMKVFVAVTSMVFFAIMSWSGVEISAATMEQYAPATDLPMGYVYASVPISGLLMLIYSGEIFLKLIREKTGGCQAQGGK, from the coding sequence ATGGAAGCGTTTGGACGGTTTACGGACAATTTAAACAAAATCGTGTTATGGGCTAGTATCGCCTGCTTCGGTGTGATGACCTTCTGTGCGGGAGCTCAGGTGCTGACGAGGTATTTGATGAGCGCACCGTTGGAGTGGACGGAGGAAATCGCCCGCTTTATGTTTATCTATATTGCTTTGCTGGGTTCGGCCATCTGTGTAAAGCAGATGAGCCATATCAACGTGGATCTTGTGCTTGTGCGGGTGTCGGCGAAAACGCAGTGGACCATGAAAGTTTTCGTTGCCGTGACCAGTATGGTTTTTTTCGCGATTATGTCGTGGTCCGGCGTGGAGATATCGGCGGCTACAATGGAACAGTACGCACCAGCCACGGATTTGCCGATGGGGTATGTTTACGCTTCGGTGCCAATCAGCGGACTGCTGATGCTGATATATTCCGGCGAAATATTTCTTAAACTGATCCGGGAGAAAACCGGCGGCTGTCAAGCGCAGGGAGGGAAGTAG
- a CDS encoding type III PLP-dependent enzyme: protein MQSYFKLTRPAAESLAEKYGTPLLVLSLDQVKANYRFLTEHLPGVKVHYAVKANPEKRLVTALADEGSCFDVASDGEMLELAAMGVAPDRIIYANPIKTASGLAVARRTGVNRFTFDSENEIARIARAIPGGTVLLRIRVDNPQALVDLNKKFGAPPEDALRLLRLAREQGLDVAGLCFHVGSQSTSAKAYTEAIGVCRRLADAAAADGFKLRYLDIGGGFPIPTPQENVDVTAMMAEIRAALAAFPDTEIWSEPGRFICGTAVNLITRVIGVQTRNNQQWYFLDEGLYGTFSGVIFDHWDFALETFREGKQIAATFAGPSCDSFDVMFRDKPTAPLAVDDLILVPNCGAYTSASATTFNGFAKAGILVWEELRAELTATV from the coding sequence ATGCAATCCTATTTTAAGCTCACCCGTCCGGCGGCCGAGTCGCTGGCGGAAAAGTACGGCACACCGCTGTTGGTCCTGTCGCTCGACCAGGTGAAGGCCAACTACCGGTTTCTCACCGAACACCTGCCCGGAGTAAAGGTTCATTACGCCGTGAAGGCTAACCCCGAGAAGCGGCTGGTGACGGCGCTGGCGGACGAGGGCTCGTGCTTCGATGTAGCTTCCGACGGCGAGATGCTCGAACTGGCGGCGATGGGCGTGGCTCCCGATCGCATCATATACGCCAATCCGATCAAGACGGCCAGCGGTCTGGCGGTTGCCCGCCGCACCGGCGTCAACAGGTTCACGTTCGACAGCGAAAACGAGATTGCCCGCATCGCCCGGGCAATTCCCGGCGGCACGGTGCTGCTGAGGATCAGGGTGGACAACCCGCAGGCGCTGGTCGATCTCAATAAGAAGTTCGGTGCACCGCCCGAGGACGCTCTCCGGCTTCTGAGGCTGGCCCGCGAGCAGGGGCTGGATGTAGCGGGGCTGTGTTTCCACGTCGGCAGCCAGTCGACGAGCGCCAAGGCGTACACCGAGGCTATCGGGGTCTGCCGGCGGCTGGCCGACGCAGCGGCGGCGGACGGCTTCAAGCTGCGATACCTTGATATCGGCGGCGGGTTCCCCATCCCCACGCCGCAGGAGAATGTGGATGTGACGGCGATGATGGCCGAGATCAGGGCGGCTCTGGCCGCTTTCCCGGACACCGAGATATGGAGCGAACCGGGCCGCTTTATCTGCGGCACGGCCGTCAACCTTATCACGCGCGTGATCGGCGTCCAGACCCGCAACAACCAGCAGTGGTATTTTCTCGACGAGGGGCTGTACGGGACATTCTCAGGGGTAATCTTCGATCATTGGGATTTCGCCCTGGAAACCTTCCGCGAGGGCAAACAGATTGCCGCCACTTTCGCCGGGCCGAGCTGCGATTCGTTTGACGTGATGTTCCGCGATAAGCCGACGGCGCCGCTGGCGGTGGACGACCTCATCCTGGTGCCGAACTGCGGCGCGTACACTTCGGCGTCGGCGACGACTTTCAACGGATTTGCCAAGGCCGGCATCCTCGTCTGGGAGGAGCTGCGGGCCGAGTTGACGGCGACGGTGTGA